One genomic segment of Ipomoea triloba cultivar NCNSP0323 chromosome 9, ASM357664v1 includes these proteins:
- the LOC116030841 gene encoding uncharacterized protein LOC116030841: MEELGEFWIACKTLGVESLEQWYYISCGQNTCYKKVVPINGLLHCKKCGRDWKEGIVRYKVLLRVKDKSMDVPILLWDREVAELVGVSAENLLKKYGVEYEGIPLELLALTNRKMLLKIKMKKQQVYGLQVPFTVIAIDRGSDAIAKFCGDLEGDGVVGVGSPLLDDEGSVMNTDEDFFVGHDVVNLGDDYEDVVEVNDG; the protein is encoded by the exons ATGGAAGAG TTAGGAGAGTTCTGGATAGCTTGTAAGACCCTTGGGGTTGAGTCATTAGAGCAATGGTATTACATTTCCTGTGGACAAAACACTTGCTACAAGAAGGTAGTCCCAATAAATGGTTTGCTACACTGTAAGAAGTGTGGTAGAGATTGGAAAGAAGGTATTGTTAGGTACAAGGTTCTGTTGCGTGTCAAGGACAAGTCAATGGATGTTCCAATATTGTTGTGGGATAGGGAAGTGGCAGAGCTGGTTGGTGTGTCAGCAGAAAATCTACTTAAGAAATATGGGGTG GAATATGAGGGTATTCCTCTTGAGTTGCTGGCTCTTACAAACAGGAAAATGCTCTTGAAGATTAAGATGAAGAAGCAGCAGGTTTATGGTCTGCAAGTCCCTTTTACTGTGATTGCTATTGATAGGGGAAGTGATGCAATAGCTAAATTTTGTGGTGATCTTGAGGGTGACGGTGTTGTTGGAGTTGGTTCACCTTTACTGGATGATGAGGGCAGTGTTATGAATACAGATGAG gaTTTCTTTGTTGGGCATGATGTAGTCAATTTGGGGGATGATTATGAAGATGTAGTTGAGGTGAATGATGGTTAG